One Periplaneta americana isolate PAMFEO1 chromosome 8, P.americana_PAMFEO1_priV1, whole genome shotgun sequence genomic region harbors:
- the LOC138705033 gene encoding DNA (cytosine-5)-methyltransferase 1-like, producing the protein MKTRLKKKTDKNRTGNKPIILNTWEKELFTLLQGDTNPVISKIPGAVSVEPCPSTSSSSSSSSSSSSSSSSSSSSSASSNTEFRSLKLPGATNHPLVPLDSRSSSPMPSEVSFTRPPPTKKPKLNLPETEETKILSTNDLHRLVLLEQLKLTRIQTEKERMIIDILNQKISEEAKQPQEDRSKNESAKIYTIL; encoded by the exons atgaaaACAAGGCTCAAGAAGAAAACCGACAAGAATAGAACAGGAAACAAGccaataattttgaatacttgggagaaagaactattcactctgctACAGGGTGACACAAATCCTGTAATCAGCAAAATTCCAG gAGCTGTAAGTGTGGAGCCTTGTCCatccacttcttcttcttcttcttcttcttcttcttcttcttcttcttcttcttcttcttcttcttcttctgcctcatCAAACACTGAGTTTAGATCTTTAAAATTACCAG GCGCTACAAATCATCCTCTTGTACCTCTAGATTCAAGGTCATCGTCACCAATGCCCAGCGAGGTTTCATTTACCAGACCACCACCCACaaaaaaacctaaattaaatttaccAGAAACAGAGGAAACAAAAATACTCAGCACTAATGATTTACACAGGCTTGTATTGTTGGAGCAGTTAAAACTGACAAGAATTCAAACAGAGAAGGAACGCATGATAATAGACATTCTTAACCAGAAGATTAGCGAGGAAGCCAAGCAACCGCAGGAAGATAGATCCAAGAATGAAAGTGCCAAAATATACACCATCTTGTAG